The proteins below are encoded in one region of Pseudomonas putida NBRC 14164:
- the gmhB gene encoding D-glycero-beta-D-manno-heptose 1,7-bisphosphate 7-phosphatase, which yields MKLLILDRDGVINHDSDAYIKTLEEWVPIPGSVEAIAQLSKAGWTVAVATNQSGIARGYYTLATLEAMHARLRELVAEQGGEVGHIVYCPHGPDEGCDCRKPKPGMLVAIAEHYRVALQGVWFVGDSKGDLEAALAVGAQPVLVKTGKGERTLEKGVPETTLIFDDLAAIARELI from the coding sequence TTGAAACTGCTGATTCTCGACCGTGACGGGGTCATCAACCATGACTCCGACGCCTACATCAAGACGCTGGAAGAATGGGTGCCGATCCCTGGCTCGGTCGAGGCCATCGCGCAGTTGAGCAAAGCGGGCTGGACGGTGGCCGTGGCCACCAACCAGTCCGGCATTGCCCGTGGCTATTACACACTGGCAACCCTGGAAGCCATGCACGCACGCCTGCGCGAGCTGGTGGCGGAGCAGGGGGGCGAGGTGGGCCATATCGTGTATTGCCCGCACGGGCCGGACGAAGGCTGCGATTGCCGCAAGCCAAAGCCTGGCATGCTGGTGGCGATTGCCGAGCATTACCGGGTCGCCCTGCAAGGCGTCTGGTTCGTCGGCGACAGCAAAGGTGACCTGGAGGCCGCCCTGGCCGTCGGTGCACAACCCGTGTTGGTAAAAACCGGCAAGGGCGAGCGGACCCTGGAAAAAGGTGTCCCTGAAACTACACTGATTTTCGACGATCTGGCAGCTATCGCCAGAGAACTAATTTAA
- a CDS encoding GMC family oxidoreductase has translation MPSADSVFDYVVVGAGPAGCLLANRLSADPSCRVLLLEAGGRDNYPWIHIPVGYLYCIGNPRTDWCFKTEAQPGLGGRALGYPRGKVLGGCSSINGMIYMRGQAADYERWAEQGNDGWAWKDVLPLFKASENHFAGASEHHGGDGEWRVERQRYSWPILDAFRDAAEQSGIGKVDDFNTGDNQGCGYFQVNQRSGVRWNASKAFLRPIKGRANLTVLTGVQVDQVLLNNTRARAVKAFWQGAWHEFASRREIILCAGAVGSPGILQRSGIGPRQLLESLGIGVRHDMPGVGGNLQDHLQLRLIYQIRNTRTLNQMANSLWGKMGMGLRYIYDRSGPLAMAPSQLGAFVRSGPEQATANLQYHVQPLSLERFGEPLHPFPAFTASVCNLRPVSRGRIDISSTDMNSTPLIDPNYLSDPQDLRVAADAIRLTRRIVQAPALAAFDPKEYLPGPALQTEQELFEAAGKIGTTIFHPVGTCRMGSGALDVVDNQLRVHGIPGLRVADASIMPQITSGNTCSPTLMIAEKAAQLILKGAATQTYLNEDAIPTP, from the coding sequence ATGCCATCAGCCGATTCTGTCTTCGACTACGTGGTCGTAGGGGCCGGTCCCGCCGGTTGCCTGCTGGCCAACCGTTTGTCCGCCGACCCATCCTGCCGCGTTTTGCTGCTGGAAGCAGGTGGCCGCGACAACTATCCCTGGATTCACATCCCCGTCGGCTATCTCTATTGCATCGGCAACCCGCGCACTGACTGGTGCTTCAAGACCGAGGCGCAGCCAGGCCTGGGGGGGCGCGCACTGGGCTACCCACGCGGCAAGGTGCTCGGTGGCTGTTCTTCAATCAACGGCATGATCTACATGCGTGGCCAGGCGGCGGACTATGAACGCTGGGCCGAGCAAGGCAATGACGGCTGGGCCTGGAAGGACGTGCTGCCGCTGTTCAAGGCCAGCGAAAACCACTTCGCCGGCGCCAGTGAGCACCACGGCGGCGATGGCGAATGGCGGGTCGAGCGCCAGCGCTACAGCTGGCCGATCCTCGATGCTTTCCGTGATGCCGCCGAGCAAAGCGGCATCGGCAAGGTCGACGACTTCAACACCGGCGACAACCAGGGCTGTGGATACTTTCAGGTCAACCAGCGCAGCGGCGTACGCTGGAACGCCTCCAAAGCTTTCCTGAGGCCGATAAAGGGCCGCGCCAACCTCACTGTGCTGACCGGCGTTCAGGTTGACCAGGTACTGCTCAACAACACCCGGGCGCGGGCCGTGAAAGCATTTTGGCAAGGCGCCTGGCACGAGTTTGCGTCGCGTCGCGAAATCATCCTCTGCGCCGGCGCTGTTGGTTCACCCGGTATTCTGCAACGCTCCGGCATCGGTCCGCGCCAGCTGCTGGAAAGCCTGGGCATTGGTGTACGCCACGATATGCCGGGCGTTGGTGGCAACCTTCAGGACCACCTGCAACTGCGCCTGATCTACCAGATCCGCAATACCCGCACCTTGAACCAGATGGCCAATAGCCTCTGGGGCAAGATGGGCATGGGCCTGCGCTACATCTATGACCGCAGCGGCCCGCTGGCCATGGCGCCGAGCCAGCTGGGCGCGTTCGTGCGCTCGGGCCCGGAACAGGCCACAGCCAACCTGCAGTATCACGTACAGCCGCTGTCACTGGAGCGCTTCGGTGAGCCGCTGCACCCGTTCCCGGCCTTTACCGCATCGGTGTGCAACCTGCGCCCGGTAAGCCGCGGGCGTATCGATATCAGCAGCACCGACATGAACAGCACGCCGCTGATCGACCCCAACTACCTCAGCGACCCACAGGACCTGCGCGTGGCCGCCGATGCCATCCGCCTCACCCGGCGCATCGTGCAGGCCCCTGCCCTTGCAGCGTTCGACCCCAAGGAATACCTGCCAGGCCCAGCCCTGCAAACCGAGCAAGAGCTGTTTGAGGCAGCCGGCAAGATTGGCACCACCATCTTCCACCCGGTGGGTACCTGCCGCATGGGCAGCGGTGCCCTGGACGTTGTGGATAACCAGCTGCGCGTACACGGCATCCCCGGTTTGCGCGTGGCCGATGCCTCGATCATGCCGCAGATCACCTCCGGTAATACCTGTTCACCGACCCTGATGATCGCCGAGAAGGCGGCGCAATTGATCCTCAAAGGAGCTGCTACCCAGACCTACTTGAACGAAGACGCGATACCGACCCCCTGA
- the trkA gene encoding Trk system potassium transporter TrkA has product MKIIILGAGQVGGTLAEHLASEANDITVVDTDGERLRDLGDRLDIRTVQGRGSLPTVLRQAGADDADMLVAVTNSDETNMVACQVAYSLFHTPTKIARVRESAYLTREELFDNDHIPVDVLISPEQVVTNYIKRLIEHPGSLQVIDFAEGKAQLVAVKAYYGGPLVGQQLRQIRAHMPNVDTRVAAIFRRDRPITPRGDTVIEADDEVFFIAAKKDIRAVMGELRRIDETNKRIVIAGGGQIGERLAEAIESRYQVKIIEMNPARCRHLSDTLESTVVLQGSASDKDLMLEENIADADIFLALTNDDEANIMSSLLAKRLGAGKVMTIINNPAYVDLVQGGDIDIAISPQLATIGTLLAHVRRGDIVSVHSLRRGAAEAIEAVAHGDSKSSKVVGKAIEDIALPPGTTIGAIIRDEEVMIAHDATVIESGDHVILFVVDKKQIRDVEKLFHVGLSFF; this is encoded by the coding sequence ATGAAGATCATCATCCTCGGCGCAGGCCAGGTAGGCGGTACGCTGGCAGAGCATCTGGCCAGCGAAGCGAACGACATCACCGTGGTCGACACCGATGGCGAGCGCTTGCGCGACCTCGGTGACCGCCTGGACATCCGCACCGTGCAGGGCCGTGGCTCGCTGCCGACGGTGCTGCGTCAGGCCGGTGCCGATGACGCCGACATGCTGGTGGCAGTGACCAACAGCGACGAAACCAACATGGTCGCCTGCCAGGTGGCCTATTCGCTGTTCCACACCCCGACCAAAATCGCCCGGGTGCGCGAGTCGGCTTACCTCACCCGCGAAGAGTTGTTCGACAACGACCATATCCCGGTCGATGTACTGATCAGCCCCGAGCAGGTGGTGACCAACTACATCAAGCGCCTGATCGAGCACCCAGGCTCGCTGCAGGTGATCGACTTCGCCGAAGGCAAGGCCCAGCTGGTAGCGGTGAAGGCCTACTACGGCGGCCCGCTGGTCGGCCAGCAACTGCGCCAGATCCGTGCGCACATGCCCAACGTCGACACCCGCGTGGCGGCCATCTTCCGCCGCGACCGGCCGATCACCCCGCGTGGCGACACCGTGATCGAAGCTGACGACGAAGTGTTCTTCATCGCCGCCAAGAAGGACATCCGCGCCGTGATGGGCGAGCTGCGCCGCATCGACGAGACCAACAAGCGCATCGTCATCGCCGGCGGTGGGCAGATCGGCGAGCGCCTGGCCGAAGCCATCGAGAGCCGCTACCAGGTGAAGATCATCGAGATGAACCCGGCCCGCTGCCGGCACCTCTCCGATACCCTGGAAAGCACTGTGGTGCTGCAGGGCAGCGCCTCGGACAAGGACCTGATGCTCGAAGAGAACATCGCCGACGCCGACATCTTCCTGGCCCTGACCAACGATGACGAAGCCAACATCATGTCGTCGCTGCTGGCCAAGCGCCTGGGCGCAGGCAAGGTAATGACCATCATCAACAACCCGGCCTATGTCGACCTGGTGCAGGGCGGTGATATCGACATCGCCATCAGCCCGCAGCTGGCCACCATCGGCACCCTGCTTGCGCACGTGCGCCGGGGCGACATTGTCAGCGTGCACTCGCTGCGCCGTGGTGCGGCCGAGGCCATCGAGGCAGTGGCGCACGGGGATTCGAAGTCGAGCAAGGTTGTGGGCAAGGCCATCGAAGACATCGCCCTGCCACCGGGTACCACCATCGGCGCCATCATCCGCGACGAAGAGGTGATGATCGCCCACGACGCCACCGTGATCGAATCGGGGGACCATGTGATCCTGTTCGTTGTGGATAAAAAACAAATCCGGGATGTGGAGAAGCTGTTCCACGTCGGCTTGAGTTTCTTCTAG
- a CDS encoding MFS transporter — MSDYIQEQDAVASSPSRREERKIIFASSLGTVFEWYDFFLYGALAAVISKQFFAGVNDTTAFIFALMAFAAGFLVRPFGALVFGRLGDMIGRKYTFLVTIVLMGLSTFAVGLLPTYASIGIAAPIILVILRMLQGLALGGEYGGAATYVAEHAPQGKRGFYTGFIQSTATLGLLLSLLVVLGSRYISGDQFETWGWRLPFLLSIVLLAISTWIRMSMHESPAFVKMKAQGKVSKSPIRESFTSWPNLKVVLTALFSINAGQAVTFYTAQFYVLFFMTQMLKMDPAQANTLLIISVVIGAPFFVFFGWLSDRIGRKPILMLGLLLATVLYFPLFKALSHYANPQIDAASRQAPIVVTADPQSCTFQFDPVGKARFDSPCDKVKTFLVKQGLPYSSVSVAGSDVVVNIGEKTINGYDEAAMRSAVEQAGYPAKADPGQVNQVMVVVLIVAMILIATMTYGPLAAVMVELFPTRIRYTSMSLPYHIGNGWFGGFLPTVSFALVVYTGDIFYGLWYPVLVTGISLVVGIFCLKETKDVDLDKV, encoded by the coding sequence ATGTCGGATTACATCCAGGAACAGGATGCGGTGGCCAGCAGCCCCAGCCGCCGTGAAGAACGCAAGATCATTTTCGCGTCATCCCTCGGGACGGTTTTCGAGTGGTATGACTTTTTTCTCTATGGAGCGCTGGCTGCTGTCATCAGCAAGCAGTTCTTTGCTGGCGTGAACGACACCACCGCCTTCATCTTTGCCCTCATGGCCTTTGCCGCCGGCTTCCTGGTGCGGCCGTTCGGTGCATTGGTGTTCGGCCGCCTGGGCGACATGATCGGGCGCAAGTACACCTTCCTGGTCACCATCGTGCTGATGGGCCTGTCCACATTCGCTGTGGGGCTGTTGCCCACCTATGCCAGCATCGGCATAGCCGCACCGATCATCCTGGTGATCCTGCGCATGCTGCAGGGTCTGGCGCTGGGTGGTGAGTACGGCGGTGCTGCCACCTATGTGGCCGAGCATGCGCCCCAGGGCAAACGGGGCTTCTACACCGGTTTCATCCAGTCCACCGCCACCCTTGGCCTGTTGCTGTCGCTGCTGGTGGTGCTGGGCAGCCGCTACATCAGTGGCGACCAGTTCGAAACCTGGGGCTGGCGCTTGCCGTTCCTGCTGTCGATAGTGCTGCTGGCCATCTCCACCTGGATCCGGATGAGCATGCACGAGTCGCCGGCCTTCGTGAAAATGAAGGCCCAGGGAAAGGTCAGCAAGTCGCCGATCCGTGAGTCGTTCACCTCCTGGCCAAACCTGAAAGTGGTGCTTACCGCGCTGTTCAGCATCAACGCCGGGCAAGCGGTGACGTTCTACACGGCGCAGTTCTACGTGCTGTTCTTCATGACCCAGATGCTGAAAATGGACCCGGCCCAGGCCAACACCCTGCTGATCATCAGTGTGGTGATTGGTGCGCCGTTCTTCGTGTTCTTCGGCTGGTTATCGGACCGCATTGGCCGCAAGCCGATCCTGATGCTCGGCCTGCTGCTTGCCACGGTGCTGTACTTCCCGCTATTCAAGGCGCTGAGCCACTACGCAAACCCTCAGATCGACGCCGCCAGCCGGCAGGCGCCGATCGTGGTCACCGCCGACCCGCAAAGCTGTACCTTCCAGTTCGACCCGGTGGGCAAAGCGCGTTTCGACAGCCCGTGCGACAAGGTCAAGACGTTCCTGGTCAAGCAGGGCCTGCCGTACAGCTCGGTAAGCGTGGCCGGCAGCGATGTAGTGGTCAATATTGGTGAAAAGACCATCAATGGCTACGACGAAGCGGCCATGCGCAGCGCAGTGGAGCAGGCTGGCTACCCGGCCAAGGCTGACCCAGGGCAGGTCAACCAGGTCATGGTGGTGGTGCTGATCGTGGCGATGATCCTGATCGCTACCATGACCTATGGCCCGCTGGCAGCCGTGATGGTCGAACTTTTCCCGACACGCATCCGCTACACCTCGATGTCCCTGCCCTACCATATTGGCAATGGCTGGTTCGGCGGCTTCCTGCCAACCGTGTCGTTCGCGCTGGTGGTGTATACCGGGGATATCTTCTACGGGCTGTGGTACCCGGTGCTGGTGACCGGGATCAGTTTGGTCGTGGGGATTTTCTGCCTTAAAGAGACCAAAGACGTGGATCTCGACAAGGTCTGA
- a CDS encoding lysophospholipid acyltransferase gives MEKFKGALMVGVLRLFAKLPWGAVQRVGAGIGWLMWKVPNGSRNVVRINLAKCFPEMDPVAREQLVGQALRDIGKSFVESACAWIWPPQRSLELVKEVHGLEVLEQALASGKGVVGITSHLGNWEVLNHFYCNQCKPIIFYRPPKLKAVDDLLREQRVQMGNRVAPSTKEGILSVIKEVRRGGQVGIPADPEPAESAGVFVPFLGTQALTSKFVPNMLAGGKAVGVFLHALRLPDGSGFRVILEAAPEAMYSTDVTESAAAMSKVVERYVREYPSQYMWSMKRFKKRPAGEPRWY, from the coding sequence GTGGAAAAGTTCAAGGGCGCCCTGATGGTCGGGGTGCTGCGCCTGTTTGCCAAGCTGCCCTGGGGCGCTGTGCAGCGCGTCGGCGCGGGTATTGGCTGGCTGATGTGGAAGGTCCCCAACGGTTCGCGCAATGTGGTGCGAATCAACCTGGCCAAGTGTTTCCCGGAGATGGACCCGGTTGCCCGTGAGCAGCTGGTTGGCCAAGCGCTGCGGGATATCGGCAAATCCTTTGTCGAAAGTGCCTGTGCCTGGATCTGGCCGCCGCAGCGTTCGCTGGAGCTGGTCAAGGAAGTGCACGGCCTGGAAGTGCTGGAGCAGGCCCTGGCCTCGGGCAAGGGCGTGGTGGGTATCACCAGCCACCTGGGTAACTGGGAAGTGCTGAACCACTTCTACTGCAACCAGTGCAAACCGATCATCTTCTACCGCCCGCCTAAGCTCAAAGCGGTGGATGACCTGTTGCGCGAGCAGCGCGTGCAGATGGGCAACCGCGTGGCGCCTTCGACCAAGGAAGGCATTCTCAGCGTGATAAAGGAAGTGCGTCGCGGTGGCCAGGTGGGTATTCCAGCCGACCCGGAGCCGGCCGAATCGGCAGGGGTGTTTGTGCCGTTCCTGGGCACCCAGGCGCTGACCAGCAAGTTCGTGCCGAACATGTTGGCGGGTGGCAAGGCGGTGGGGGTATTCCTGCATGCGCTGCGGCTGCCGGATGGTTCGGGCTTTCGGGTGATTCTGGAAGCAGCGCCAGAAGCGATGTACAGCACCGATGTGACCGAGTCGGCGGCGGCGATGAGCAAGGTGGTCGAGCGCTATGTGCGCGAGTACCCGAGCCAGTACATGTGGAGCATGAAGCGCTTCAAGAAGCGCCCGGCTGGCGAGCCGCGCTGGTACTGA
- the glyS gene encoding glycine--tRNA ligase subunit beta, whose amino-acid sequence MSAQDFLVELGTEELPPKALATLGDAFLAGIEKGLQAAGLNYTGKQVYAAPRRLAVLIRQLDVQQPDRSINIDGPPLQAAFKDGEPTQAALGFAKKCGVDLSEIDQSGAKLRFSQHIPGKSTVGLLPTIVEDSLNDLPIPKRMRWAASREEFVRPTQWLVMLLGDQVVDCTILSQKAGRESRGHRFHHPENVVITTPANYVEDLRKAYVLADFAERRELISKRTAELAMQQEGTAIVPPALLDEVTALVEWPVPLVCSFEERFLEVPQEALITTMQDNQKYFCLLDSEGKLLPRFITVANVESRDPKQIVQGNEKVVRPRLTDAEFFFKQDKKQPLETFNERLKNVVFQAQLGTVYDKAERVSRLAAFIAPLIGGDAQRAGRAGLLSKCDLATEMVGEFPEMQGVAGYYYALNDGEPQDVALALNEQYMPRGAGAELPQTLTGAAVAIADKLDTLVGIFGIGMLPTGSKDPYALRRAALGVLRILIEKQLDLNLTGAVEFAVKQFGAKVKAAGLAEQVLEFIFDRLRARYEDEGIDVATYLSVRALQPGSALDFDQRVQAVQAFRKLPEAEALAAVNKRVSNLLSKAEGAIAEQVEPKYFDNANEFSLYSAIQQADQAVQPMAAARQYSESLARLAALRDPVDAFFEAVMVNAEDAKVRANRYALLSRLRGLFLGVADISLLG is encoded by the coding sequence ATGAGTGCTCAAGATTTCCTGGTAGAACTGGGCACCGAAGAGCTGCCACCCAAAGCCCTGGCCACCCTCGGCGACGCCTTCCTGGCCGGCATCGAGAAAGGCCTGCAGGCCGCTGGCCTGAACTACACCGGCAAGCAGGTGTACGCTGCGCCGCGCCGCCTGGCCGTGCTGATCCGCCAGCTGGACGTGCAGCAGCCTGACCGCAGCATCAATATCGACGGCCCGCCCCTGCAGGCTGCTTTCAAAGACGGCGAGCCGACCCAGGCTGCTCTTGGCTTTGCCAAGAAATGCGGTGTAGATCTGTCGGAAATCGATCAGAGCGGCGCCAAGCTGCGCTTCTCCCAGCATATCCCGGGCAAGTCCACCGTCGGCCTGCTGCCAACCATCGTCGAAGATTCGCTCAACGACCTGCCGATTCCCAAGCGCATGCGCTGGGCGGCCAGCCGTGAAGAGTTCGTGCGCCCGACGCAATGGCTGGTGATGCTGCTGGGCGACCAGGTGGTCGACTGCACCATCCTGTCGCAGAAGGCCGGCCGTGAATCCCGTGGCCACCGCTTCCACCACCCGGAAAACGTCGTCATCACCACCCCGGCCAACTACGTCGAAGACCTGCGCAAAGCCTACGTGCTGGCCGACTTCGCCGAGCGCCGCGAGCTGATCAGCAAGCGTACTGCCGAGCTGGCCATGCAGCAGGAAGGCACCGCCATCGTGCCGCCTGCGCTGCTGGACGAAGTGACTGCCCTGGTCGAGTGGCCAGTGCCGCTGGTGTGCTCGTTCGAGGAGCGTTTCCTTGAAGTGCCACAGGAAGCCCTGATCACCACCATGCAGGACAACCAGAAGTACTTCTGCCTGCTGGACAGCGAAGGCAAGCTGCTGCCGCGCTTCATCACCGTGGCCAACGTCGAGAGCCGCGACCCGAAGCAGATCGTGCAAGGCAACGAGAAGGTCGTGCGCCCGCGCCTGACCGACGCAGAGTTCTTCTTCAAGCAGGACAAGAAGCAACCGCTGGAAACCTTCAACGAGCGCCTGAAAAACGTGGTGTTCCAGGCTCAGCTGGGCACTGTGTACGACAAGGCCGAGCGTGTTTCCAGACTGGCTGCGTTCATTGCCCCGCTGATCGGCGGCGACGCCCAGCGCGCCGGCCGTGCCGGCCTGCTGTCCAAGTGCGACCTGGCCACCGAGATGGTCGGCGAGTTCCCTGAAATGCAGGGTGTTGCCGGTTACTACTACGCGCTCAACGACGGTGAGCCGCAGGACGTCGCCCTGGCCCTGAACGAGCAGTACATGCCGCGCGGTGCTGGCGCCGAGCTGCCGCAGACCCTCACCGGTGCTGCTGTGGCCATCGCCGACAAACTCGACACCCTGGTTGGCATCTTCGGCATCGGCATGCTGCCCACAGGTAGCAAGGACCCGTACGCCCTGCGCCGTGCTGCCTTGGGCGTGCTGCGCATTCTGATCGAGAAGCAGCTGGACCTGAACCTGACCGGTGCGGTCGAGTTCGCAGTCAAGCAGTTCGGCGCCAAGGTCAAGGCCGCCGGCCTGGCCGAGCAAGTGCTGGAGTTCATCTTCGACCGCCTGCGTGCGCGTTACGAAGACGAAGGCATCGACGTGGCCACCTACCTGTCGGTGCGCGCCCTGCAGCCGGGCTCGGCCCTGGACTTCGACCAGCGTGTGCAAGCTGTGCAGGCGTTCCGCAAGCTGCCGGAAGCCGAAGCTTTGGCCGCGGTGAACAAGCGTGTATCGAACCTGCTGAGCAAGGCCGAAGGCGCCATCGCCGAACAGGTCGAGCCAAAGTACTTCGACAACGCCAACGAGTTCTCGCTGTACTCGGCCATCCAGCAGGCCGACCAGGCCGTGCAACCGATGGCTGCTGCACGCCAGTACAGTGAATCGCTGGCCCGCCTGGCGGCCCTGCGTGACCCGGTCGACGCCTTCTTCGAGGCGGTGATGGTCAACGCTGAAGACGCCAAGGTACGCGCCAACCGTTATGCCCTGCTCAGCCGCCTGCGCGGCCTGTTCCTGGGCGTGGCCGACATTTCGCTGCTGGGGTAA
- a CDS encoding DNA-3-methyladenine glycosylase I: MPRCFWCTDDPLYQAYHDQEWGTPQRDPALLFEMLLLEGFQAGLSWITVLRKRERYRQVMYGFDPVKLAAMSDERIEELMQDAGIIRNRLKLKAARRNAQAWLAVDNPAEWLWSFVDGAPKVNHFTGRSDVPAVTDEAKAMSKALQKAGFTFVGPTICYAFMQATGMVMDHTTDCDRYAALLR; encoded by the coding sequence ATGCCACGCTGCTTTTGGTGTACCGACGATCCGTTGTACCAGGCCTACCACGACCAGGAATGGGGAACGCCACAGCGTGACCCGGCGTTGCTCTTCGAGATGCTTTTGCTCGAAGGGTTCCAGGCCGGGCTGTCGTGGATAACCGTTTTGCGCAAACGCGAGCGTTATCGCCAGGTGATGTACGGCTTCGACCCGGTGAAACTGGCGGCCATGAGCGACGAACGCATCGAAGAACTGATGCAGGATGCCGGCATCATCCGCAACCGCCTCAAGCTCAAGGCTGCCCGGCGCAATGCCCAGGCGTGGCTGGCTGTGGATAACCCGGCCGAATGGTTGTGGTCGTTCGTCGACGGTGCGCCGAAGGTCAACCATTTCACAGGCCGCAGCGATGTGCCGGCGGTTACCGATGAAGCCAAGGCCATGAGCAAGGCCCTGCAGAAAGCCGGGTTCACCTTTGTCGGCCCGACCATCTGCTACGCCTTCATGCAGGCCACCGGCATGGTCATGGACCACACCACCGATTGCGATCGCTACGCCGCCTTGTTGCGCTGA
- the glyQ gene encoding glycine--tRNA ligase subunit alpha — protein sequence MSQPTPAVRTFQDLILALQNYWAAQGCVVLQPYDMEVGAGTFHTATFLRAVGPETWNAAYVQPSRRPADGRYGENPNRLQHYYQFQVVLKPNPANFQELYLGSLKAIGLDPLVHDIRFVEDNWESPTLGAWGLGWEIWLNGMEVTQFTYFQQVGGIECYPVTGEITYGLERLAMYIQGVDSVYDLVWADGPFGKVTYGDVFHQNEVEQSTYNFEHANVDKLFELFDFYESEANRLIKLDLPLPTYEMVLKASHTFNLLDARRAISVTERQRYILRVRTLARDVAQSYLQARARLGFPMATPELRDEVLAKLEAAQ from the coding sequence GTGAGCCAGCCTACGCCAGCCGTGCGTACCTTCCAAGACCTGATCCTCGCCCTGCAGAACTACTGGGCAGCTCAAGGTTGTGTGGTGCTTCAGCCCTACGATATGGAAGTAGGCGCCGGCACTTTCCATACCGCCACGTTCCTGCGCGCCGTCGGCCCAGAAACCTGGAACGCCGCCTACGTGCAGCCTAGCCGTCGCCCTGCCGACGGGCGGTATGGCGAAAACCCAAACCGCCTGCAGCACTACTACCAGTTCCAGGTAGTGCTCAAGCCCAACCCGGCCAACTTCCAGGAGCTGTACCTCGGCTCGCTGAAAGCCATCGGCCTGGACCCGCTGGTGCACGACATCCGCTTCGTCGAAGACAACTGGGAATCGCCGACCCTCGGCGCCTGGGGCCTGGGCTGGGAAATCTGGCTGAACGGCATGGAAGTTACCCAGTTCACCTACTTCCAGCAGGTAGGCGGTATCGAGTGCTACCCGGTCACCGGTGAAATCACCTACGGCCTGGAGCGCCTGGCCATGTACATCCAGGGCGTTGATTCGGTGTACGACCTGGTGTGGGCCGACGGCCCGTTCGGCAAGGTCACCTACGGTGACGTGTTCCACCAGAACGAAGTGGAGCAGTCGACCTACAACTTCGAACACGCCAACGTCGACAAGCTGTTCGAACTGTTCGACTTCTACGAAAGCGAAGCCAACCGCCTGATCAAGCTGGATCTGCCGTTGCCGACCTACGAAATGGTCCTGAAGGCCTCGCACACCTTCAACCTGCTGGACGCGCGCCGCGCCATCTCGGTAACCGAGCGCCAGCGTTACATCCTGCGTGTACGTACCCTGGCCCGGGACGTGGCGCAAAGCTATCTGCAAGCCCGCGCACGCCTGGGCTTCCCGATGGCCACCCCTGAACTGCGTGACGAAGTGTTGGCTAAGCTGGAGGCTGCACAATGA
- a CDS encoding tetratricopeptide repeat protein, whose amino-acid sequence MRESLEKMLAKGVDNPLLRFGLGKAWLDEGNGAEAAVHLARCVEQDPKYSAAWKLLGKAHQLQGDLAAARKAWEDGIVAAQAHGDKQAEKEMTVFLKKLNKA is encoded by the coding sequence ATGCGCGAATCGCTGGAGAAGATGCTGGCCAAGGGTGTGGATAACCCGCTGCTGAGGTTTGGCTTGGGCAAGGCCTGGCTGGATGAAGGCAACGGCGCTGAAGCGGCGGTGCACCTGGCACGGTGTGTGGAGCAGGATCCCAAGTATTCCGCGGCGTGGAAGCTGCTGGGCAAGGCGCATCAATTGCAGGGTGACCTGGCAGCGGCGCGCAAGGCCTGGGAAGACGGGATCGTGGCGGCACAGGCCCATGGGGACAAACAGGCCGAGAAAGAGATGACTGTGTTCCTGAAGAAACTCAACAAGGCCTGA
- a CDS encoding lysophospholipid acyltransferase family protein, with protein sequence MVQATMSILQAIRIFLFYLLLGTSSLLWCSLSFFIAPFLSFPKRYRFINVYWCRCALFLVRTILGIDYKVTGAENVPNEPCVILSNHQSTWETFFLSQYFSPLSQVLKRELLYVPFFGWAMAMLRPIAINRDNPKEALRQVASKGDELLKQKTWVLIFPEGTRVPYGTVGKFSRGGTALAVNAGLPVLPIAHNAGKFWPKTGWGKRAGTIEVVIGEPMYANGTGPRAIAELNDRAAAWNEATQRALGSLPPADEKTQQQTA encoded by the coding sequence ATGGTACAAGCCACTATGTCGATCCTGCAGGCGATCAGAATCTTTCTTTTTTACCTGCTGCTGGGCACCAGTTCGCTGCTGTGGTGCTCGCTGAGCTTCTTCATCGCGCCGTTCCTGTCGTTCCCCAAGCGCTACAGGTTCATCAACGTGTACTGGTGTCGCTGCGCGCTGTTCCTGGTGCGCACCATTCTCGGCATCGACTACAAGGTCACCGGCGCCGAGAACGTGCCGAATGAGCCCTGCGTGATCCTGTCCAACCACCAGAGCACCTGGGAAACGTTCTTCCTTTCCCAGTACTTTTCGCCGCTGAGCCAGGTGCTCAAGCGTGAACTGCTGTACGTGCCGTTCTTCGGTTGGGCCATGGCCATGCTGCGGCCGATCGCGATCAACCGCGACAACCCAAAGGAAGCGTTGCGCCAGGTGGCAAGCAAAGGCGACGAGCTGCTCAAGCAGAAGACTTGGGTGCTGATCTTTCCGGAAGGCACCCGCGTGCCGTACGGCACCGTGGGCAAGTTCTCCCGCGGCGGTACTGCGCTGGCCGTGAATGCCGGGCTGCCGGTGCTGCCGATTGCCCACAATGCCGGCAAGTTCTGGCCGAAGACCGGTTGGGGCAAGCGTGCCGGTACCATCGAAGTGGTGATTGGCGAGCCGATGTACGCCAATGGCACCGGGCCACGTGCCATCGCCGAGCTCAACGACCGCGCAGCGGCGTGGAACGAAGCCACCCAACGGGCCTTGGGTTCGCTGCCCCCAGCCGATGAAAAAACCCAACAGCAGACCGCTTGA